The sequence below is a genomic window from Bremerella alba.
GAAAAGGTGATGGAAGGAGCCGAAATCATGAAGTGGCAGCAAGTCATCCGTGAGGTCATTTTGGCAAAGCACGTTCAGGATTACATCGTGCGGTTGACCTTAGCAACCCATCCTGAGGGACCGATGTCGCTTCCAATTACCAATCAATATCTGCGGTGGGGATCGAGTCCGCGTGGTGCGCAAACGCTGGCCCTAACCGCTAAAGTCAGGGCGTTGTTAGATGGCCGCTACAACGTCAGCTATGAAGACGTCCGTCGTGTTTACCTGCCGGCAATGCGTCATCGTGTGATCCTCAATTTCGAGGCACAAGCCGAAGGACTCGATACAGATCACGTGTTGCTCGAACTCTTAGAGAAGGTGCCGGAAAAGGCCGACGACACGGTTTTGGCATCGGTCGCTAAGTAGGCAGTCCGTTTGAAATGAATCTCTGTTAGGCACCCAAGTTCGATGGCGAAGACGAATATTGTTTCCGATCTCCTCTCTCCGGAACTGCTGGCTCAGTTGGAACGGATGGAACTGGTCAGCCGCAAAGTATTCCGTGGCAGAATGAAGGGTGAGCGTCGTAGCAAACGAAAAGGGACGAGCGTCGAGTTCGCCGACTTCCGGCCTTACGTTGCTGGCGACGACTTGCGATTCATCGACTGGAACATGTATGCACGTTTGGATCGGTTGTTTCTCAAGATGTTCCTGGAGGAGGAAGATCTTCATTTTTACACGCTGATTGATGCCAGTAATTCCATGGATTTCGGGACGCCGAGCAAGCTGACCTATGCCAAGCAATTGGCAGCCTCGTTAGGGTTTGTCGGTTTGTGCCGGACAGATCGGGTCCGAATTGAAACACTCGGAACCCCTATGCGAAGACCTGGCCCAATTCTGCGTGGTCGGCATAGTGTCTGGCGGATGCTCGATTATTTAAACGGGATCGAACCGGGCGAGAACGTTCCACTTCTCGAAGGAGCAAAAAACTTCTGTTTGCGAAATAGCGGTAAGGGAATCCTGGTTCTGATTTCCGATCTCATGGATAAGAGCGGATACGAACCTGCGCTCCGGTTCCTATCAACCCAGCAAATGGATGTGTATGTGATCCAGACGCTCGCACCGGTAGAGTTAAACCCGGCCGAGCAGATTAAAGGGGACCTAAAACTGGTCGACTGCGAAGATGGTGACATCGCCGAAATTACTGTAAGTCGTCCTCTCTTGGATCGCTACAAGAGAACGCTCGATGCGTTTGTCGATGGTGCACGGACTTTCTGTGCTAAACGCGGCATGGCATACATGTTGGCCAATACGGATGTCCCGGTAAGCCATCTCGTTTCCAATTACATGCGGCAACGGGGGCTTCTGCGGTGACAAGTCTCTTTATCAACACATTGGGACCACTGGGGTGGACGCTGTTGGCTCTCGTCCCTCCGGCGATAGTCGCGCTATACTTTCTGAAGTTGCGGCGGCAACCATTAGAAGTTCCTAGTACCTTCCTGTGGAGCCGCACGATCGAAGATCTCCACGTGAACAGCCTGTGGCAGAAGATGCGGCAAAGCTTGTTGCTTTTCTTGCAACTGCTATTCATCTTGCTGTTGATTCTAGCGGTCCTGCGGCCAGGTATGGACGGTGAGCAACAGTTGCTCGGCGACCGGTTCGTCTTTCTGATTGATAATTCGGCTAGTATGGGGGCGAAGGATGAAGCGTCTGGCCGCACACGACTGGAAGAAGCAAAACGTCGCGTGGAAGAAATGATCGACCAAATGGACAGTGGCGATGTAGGGATGGTCGTGACCTTCTCCGATCGGGCCACTGTCGCTCAGCAGTTTACGGACAATCAAAGAGTGCTGTCGGCCAAGGTCGCTGCGATCGAGCCCAGTGAGCACACGACGAACATCATGGAAGCCCTTCGTGTCGCTTCAGGCCTGGCCAATCCTGGGCAGTCGGCTTTTGAGGAAGGGGATGTCCAGGTTGCCGACGCCAAACCGGCGACCGCTTATATTCTCAGTGACGGTCGATTTCAAACGATTACGGACTTTTCGTTCGGGAATCTGCAACCAATTTATATTCCACTCGGAGATGAAATCTCATCCAATGTCGGCATCCTCGCATTCAGCACTCAGCGAAATCCCGAGAAGGATGACGAGCTTCAGGTGTTTTGCCGTATTGCTCGCTTTGGACCCGAACCGACCGAAGTTACGGTGAATCTCTATTTCAACGACGACCTCTTGGACGTAGCTCGAATTCCCTTAGATAACGAAGATGGCACCGGTGGGGCTCAGTTCGACTTGGGAAGTCTCGATGTCGGAAAGCTACGCCTGGAAGTCGAGCACGACGATGTGTTTCCAGCGGATAACGTAGCCTATGCAGCAATTAATCCGCCTGAACGGGCCCAGGTGTTGGTTGTAACTGAGGGGAATAATTATTTGCGATTCTCTTTAGCAACGGATCAAGTTCGGCGAATTGCCGATGTGACGCTTGTAACGCCAGACTACCTGACAGGGGAAGACTATCCCAAAGAAGCTGCCAGTGGTCGCTACGATGTAATTATCTACGACAACTGTATTCCTGAGACGATGCCGGAATCGAATACGGTTTTCTTTGGCCAGAAGCCACCTGTCCAAGGGTGGGTCTTCCAGGAAGCCCGTGTTTTGCCGCAAGTCATCGATGTGGCCCAGAGTCATCCTGTAATGAACTTCGTCAATTTGGGGAACGTCTCCATTTACAAGGCGTCACCATTGGAGGCCCCCCCAGGCAGCACGGTACTCATCGAATCAGACGAAGGGGCGTTGATGACCATCGCCCCGCGGAAGAGCTTTGAAGATGTCGTGCTAGGATTTGCATTTTTAACCTCCGAGGACGACAAGACTTTTTTCAATACAGAATGGACCAAGCGGCTTAGCTTTCCCGTTTTCGTGAAGAACCTGGTCGAGTATCTCGGTGGTGTGCGGCAAGGCCAGGGGGAATTTAGTATTCGTCCCGGCGAAAATTACGCGTTCCGCTCTAGTGGGTTCGCTAAGGAGGTTCATATTATGCCCCCATCCGGTCGCACGAGAACGATCGTACCGACCGCTGACAACTTGTTTAGCTTTGGCGAAACTGGCCAACTGGGGACTTATGAAGTTCGCGAGGGAAATGCGAAGGACGTTTCACGGTATTTCTCGGTGAATATCTTCGACATGCAAGAGAGTGAAATTCAACCTAAGCCAGAGATCGAAACCCAATGGGAAACGATTGAAGGTGAATCTGCCTGGCTGCCTATGCGGCGCGAGTTCTGGAAGTGGCTCGTGGTGATCGCGCTGTTGATCCTGCTGCTCGAGTGGTATATCTACAATCGCCGCGTTTACGTTTGATTGCCTTGCCGTAACACCAACTGCGTGATTTCTGGAGGGCAGTTCCAACGCAATGGGCTCGTTCCGCTAATGCCTCGACTGACGTGCAACAGCGTAGGGTCGAAGTAGAACACGCCGCCCGAGTACCGAGTGCCATACCAGCTTGGACTGACAATTGCACCGATCCCTGGTAAGCGAATTTGTCCGCCGTGGTTATGTCCTGCGAGCATTAAGTCGAAGTCAAATGATTTCGCCCATGCAATTTGGTCCGGCGTATGTGCCAGCAGAAGCTTTAGCGGACGCCGATCGAATTGGGAATCGTCTAGTGATGGCATATCCGCAGCAGGGGTATGCCACGGAAGCTCGTTACCTGCAAGGACCACCGGGTAACCGCGGATCGAAAGTGTCATGTGACGGCCACCCACATCAATAAAACCTTCATCGACGAGCGTCTTTCGGCAACCGCTGGGATCGAGGGTTCGTATTTCGTGATTTCCTAGGATAAAAAAGACTCCGCAATCGGCAGACAGCTCTGCAAGAGTCCGGCTCCACGCAAAGCACTCGGTACGATCGAAGATGTCTCCGGCTATGACAATCATTTCGCTCTGCAGGTCATTGGCCTGATCGACCACCTTGCGATAAAAGTCTTCCGCCATGTGACCTTTGAGGTGCAGATCGGACAGATGTGTAATGGTGAAACCGTCCAGTTCCTTGGGAAGTCTCGGAAGGAATATCTCTTTTCGATCTACCTCCAATCGCAGGATCTCGTTGCCGGGTATGAAGCTGGCGATTTGCGTGCTTGTCGATGTCAGCAACTGTGGGGCGAGGTCTGAAAAATCAAAGGAGGCAAGCAGTCGCTCGTTGAAGTAGGCCGAAGCGATCTGAGCATCCCGTTGATAAAGCACCCACAGCAAACTCGCGGCAAAGAATGCGACTACGCTGATGAAACCATAGATCATCCAGAGATAGTAAATCGACGAGTACTCGACGGTTTTGTCGACGGAAACCGGTGGGTTGAGTGGTTGTTGCATCCACCATAGAAGGAAGATTGCAGGGATTAGCACCGACATGAGGTAACAGGTATATTCGCCGAGATCGATCAACGATTGTTTGTACGGCAAACTATGAATCATGCAGTGCAGACGAGTCCAAATTGCTAGGTGTCCGATGCCTGCAAGCAACATCAACACCGCTATCAACGCATACATATTTCGCCGCAATCTACGAGGAGTTAGCCCAATGCCGTCTACAGAATAGGTGGGGATGAAGTGAAACGCTAGAGCGCATCGAATCTGGCTACGTGAAGTCTAGGTTATGCCAGTGAGATCGTTAGCTCAGATCTTGCTGATAGAGCTACGGCGACGGGGTACTGGCGAACGCGGTCATGACTCGTTCGACCGTTTCGACTAGTTGGTCAAGTCGAAACGGCTTGTAGAGAACCGCATTAGGTAGAAGACCAGCTTGACGGGCTTTAACAATCGAGTGACCAGGATCGTAGCCGAAGCCGGTCATTAAGATCATAGGGACGGGGGTGATAATGCCGCCCAATTTAACCATCAGCTGATGGCCTGACATGTCTGGCAGGTGAACATCGCTGATAATGACATCGTATCCGGACGAATGTAGGCCTGCCCGAACCATGCAAATCGCTTCAGCACCATCGTGGGCTGTTTCAACGTCACAGCCGTAACGATCCAACAAGGCGTGGGCTGCACTGCGGACTGATTCATCGGCATCGGCCACTAGAACTCGAGCCGATTTGAGCAAAGGACGCTGCTCTTGTTTCGCGGAGGCGGGAACGGCCTTGGCGGGCGTCATCTTTTCGCCAACACGCTGAATCACACGTTTAATATCGCGGCTATTCTGAATGATGTTCTTCAGTTTTTCGACGACTTCCTCGTCGTGGCCGATATAACGCTGCATCACGTTCACGGCATCGTTCAAGATTTCGTCGATAGGCAAAGCCACGGCACTGTGAATCGCTTCGACACTGGCCTGTGCCGTGTTGGCTTGCTGGGCGACGAGAAGCTCGAGTGTGTTCAATGCGACCGCAAGGTCACGACAGAAGATCTCGAGAAACTGCAAGTCGCTGTTGGTGAATGCTTGAGGTTCTGGACTCTCAACATTGAAAGATCCAATTACCTGATCGTGCAGCAGCAGAGGAACCGTCAAAGAGCTTTTTGCGCCTTTGAAGCCTTCGAGGTAGAGCGGATCCTTGCTTGTGTCTTCGCAAAGGTAGCTCTTGCCGGTCGAGGCCACGAAGCCAGTCACGCCGTTGTTCGTGCTTTGAGCGTATAGTTCTCGTTCAGCCGCTTCTTTATCGATACCGACAGACAAGAGCGGAACGAGTTCTCCGGTGCGCTGGTCGAGAAGACGAATTTCAACGACATCGAAGCTGAGCAAATCCTTGGTGTAGTGCAGGATGTTACTCTTCAGTAGTTCGATCCGCTCGGAAACCTCCATGTTGAAGATTTCTTCGGTCGTGAGATCGGCAAGTTCCATCCCTGCACGGTGGATGGCATCAAGCTTTTGTCGCTGAATGACTTCATCGGTAACGTCTCTGACGGTAACGATGAGGTTATTCGGCGGACTGTTGGGAACAAGTACAGGGGCCGCGTGCACGTGGAAGTAACGATTGTCTTCCGTGCGGAGCGTCGACCCGCTTGCTTGCCCTGTAGACATAGCCGTGTGGAAGGGACAGTAGTCAGGGCCTAGTATCTCGGGACTGTTTAGTGCCGCATAGAAGTTTTGGCCAACCAGGTCACCACGATTAGCCCATCGCTGCAAACAGGAATTCACCCACTCGATGGTGTTGTCTCGGTCGAGCATCGCGACACCATCAGGCATGCCGTCAAGAATATGCTCGTTCTCAAGCAGGTTACTGATGCGGCTTGCCACCTCTTGGTGCGAGGTCGTAATGAATAAGCCGCTGTAAGGGTCATTTCGAAGTTTGGCAATCACGCGAAGTGGGTTATTCACTTCCGTGACTTCAAAATCCTGGCGAAGCTCCGCAACGACACCAGAATCGTTGGTCGAATCGCACAGACACAGGATTTTGGGTTTCGCCGCCAACCCCAATACTCCTCAGAAACATGCTTTCGCGTTAATTGACTCAGTGAATTATACGTTCAACTTTGCCATGTACAATTATCTGCCCATCTAATACGCATTCGGCGTTCTAATGGGCAGAAATTAGCCAACACGCAAAGTTTGCCAAAATTCACTGGCCTGCGAGGTTATTCATAATGCTTATTCCGAAACTTGGAAAACCCAATCTTGAAATAATTTCATGGGTCTCTTCGAAAATTCATTTAAAGGCATAAATGGAATTTCCCAAGTTTCTCATTGTTACCATTATCTAAAGCAATGGAAGCATCGTCGTCTGAAAACTCGCAAAAACAGAGCAATTGCGGATACTCGCTACTGTCGCCTGATGAAGACGTGAAGAGCGAGTTCG
It includes:
- a CDS encoding metallophosphoesterase codes for the protein MIHSLPYKQSLIDLGEYTCYLMSVLIPAIFLLWWMQQPLNPPVSVDKTVEYSSIYYLWMIYGFISVVAFFAASLLWVLYQRDAQIASAYFNERLLASFDFSDLAPQLLTSTSTQIASFIPGNEILRLEVDRKEIFLPRLPKELDGFTITHLSDLHLKGHMAEDFYRKVVDQANDLQSEMIVIAGDIFDRTECFAWSRTLAELSADCGVFFILGNHEIRTLDPSGCRKTLVDEGFIDVGGRHMTLSIRGYPVVLAGNELPWHTPAADMPSLDDSQFDRRPLKLLLAHTPDQIAWAKSFDFDLMLAGHNHGGQIRLPGIGAIVSPSWYGTRYSGGVFYFDPTLLHVSRGISGTSPLRWNCPPEITQLVLRQGNQT
- a CDS encoding response regulator: MAAKPKILCLCDSTNDSGVVAELRQDFEVTEVNNPLRVIAKLRNDPYSGLFITTSHQEVASRISNLLENEHILDGMPDGVAMLDRDNTIEWVNSCLQRWANRGDLVGQNFYAALNSPEILGPDYCPFHTAMSTGQASGSTLRTEDNRYFHVHAAPVLVPNSPPNNLIVTVRDVTDEVIQRQKLDAIHRAGMELADLTTEEIFNMEVSERIELLKSNILHYTKDLLSFDVVEIRLLDQRTGELVPLLSVGIDKEAAERELYAQSTNNGVTGFVASTGKSYLCEDTSKDPLYLEGFKGAKSSLTVPLLLHDQVIGSFNVESPEPQAFTNSDLQFLEIFCRDLAVALNTLELLVAQQANTAQASVEAIHSAVALPIDEILNDAVNVMQRYIGHDEEVVEKLKNIIQNSRDIKRVIQRVGEKMTPAKAVPASAKQEQRPLLKSARVLVADADESVRSAAHALLDRYGCDVETAHDGAEAICMVRAGLHSSGYDVIISDVHLPDMSGHQLMVKLGGIITPVPMILMTGFGYDPGHSIVKARQAGLLPNAVLYKPFRLDQLVETVERVMTAFASTPSP
- a CDS encoding DUF58 domain-containing protein, with product MAKTNIVSDLLSPELLAQLERMELVSRKVFRGRMKGERRSKRKGTSVEFADFRPYVAGDDLRFIDWNMYARLDRLFLKMFLEEEDLHFYTLIDASNSMDFGTPSKLTYAKQLAASLGFVGLCRTDRVRIETLGTPMRRPGPILRGRHSVWRMLDYLNGIEPGENVPLLEGAKNFCLRNSGKGILVLISDLMDKSGYEPALRFLSTQQMDVYVIQTLAPVELNPAEQIKGDLKLVDCEDGDIAEITVSRPLLDRYKRTLDAFVDGARTFCAKRGMAYMLANTDVPVSHLVSNYMRQRGLLR
- a CDS encoding vWA domain-containing protein is translated as MTSLFINTLGPLGWTLLALVPPAIVALYFLKLRRQPLEVPSTFLWSRTIEDLHVNSLWQKMRQSLLLFLQLLFILLLILAVLRPGMDGEQQLLGDRFVFLIDNSASMGAKDEASGRTRLEEAKRRVEEMIDQMDSGDVGMVVTFSDRATVAQQFTDNQRVLSAKVAAIEPSEHTTNIMEALRVASGLANPGQSAFEEGDVQVADAKPATAYILSDGRFQTITDFSFGNLQPIYIPLGDEISSNVGILAFSTQRNPEKDDELQVFCRIARFGPEPTEVTVNLYFNDDLLDVARIPLDNEDGTGGAQFDLGSLDVGKLRLEVEHDDVFPADNVAYAAINPPERAQVLVVTEGNNYLRFSLATDQVRRIADVTLVTPDYLTGEDYPKEAASGRYDVIIYDNCIPETMPESNTVFFGQKPPVQGWVFQEARVLPQVIDVAQSHPVMNFVNLGNVSIYKASPLEAPPGSTVLIESDEGALMTIAPRKSFEDVVLGFAFLTSEDDKTFFNTEWTKRLSFPVFVKNLVEYLGGVRQGQGEFSIRPGENYAFRSSGFAKEVHIMPPSGRTRTIVPTADNLFSFGETGQLGTYEVREGNAKDVSRYFSVNIFDMQESEIQPKPEIETQWETIEGESAWLPMRREFWKWLVVIALLILLLEWYIYNRRVYV